A DNA window from Pseudodesulfovibrio thermohalotolerans contains the following coding sequences:
- a CDS encoding TetR/AcrR family transcriptional regulator, with protein sequence MTKKEGILLAAQELFARYGYAGTTMKMVAEQAGVASGLVFHYYESKEKLFMVAGAGLIDNMVSVLHQATAGTASGCEAMGIFVKAYLDFTAEHEKTFPTIIRCSPFSDDNPDLDRERIATKFLDLINIIEDILRRGIEDGSIREMPVPQTAFMIYGVIVGAVRTRFLTPYDIPGLYAEAREFVLRSVCA encoded by the coding sequence ATGACGAAAAAGGAAGGAATCCTGCTGGCAGCCCAGGAATTGTTCGCTCGTTACGGTTATGCGGGAACGACCATGAAAATGGTCGCCGAGCAAGCCGGAGTGGCCTCGGGCCTGGTTTTTCATTATTACGAATCCAAAGAAAAGCTCTTCATGGTGGCCGGAGCCGGATTGATCGACAACATGGTTTCCGTTCTGCATCAGGCCACCGCCGGAACGGCCTCCGGCTGCGAGGCCATGGGCATTTTCGTTAAGGCCTACCTGGATTTCACCGCCGAGCATGAGAAGACGTTCCCCACGATCATCCGGTGTTCGCCCTTCAGCGACGACAACCCCGATCTGGATCGCGAGAGAATCGCCACCAAGTTCCTGGATTTGATAAACATCATAGAGGATATACTGCGACGGGGGATCGAGGACGGCTCCATTCGCGAGATGCCGGTTCCCCAGACGGCATTCATGATCTACGGGGTCATCGTGGGTGCGGTTCGTACCCGGTTCCTGACACCCTATGACATCCCTGGATTGTATGCCGAGGCGCGGGAGTTCGTTCTGCGCAGCGTCTGCGCCTAA
- a CDS encoding Smr/MutS family protein, translated as MMTKKRMNNLGDLKQIKFKKQKDDVYSLPYEKNEPPKGKVNPDEGPQDEELFFAAMQGVKPMGGESGRQVPPATATGSRNAVSSEDEAKNDLDRFMRGDIEFELEYTDEFMYGYVRGLDIKIFQQLKAGSLSVAAHLDLHGMTSDQARDSLLFFIRESYLQGYRCVLVVTGRGKNSPGGQSILRTETETWLTKEPLRRVVLAFCTAQPKHGGAGAIYILLRKQKKTEGKVRWDTMMNWGD; from the coding sequence ATGATGACCAAAAAACGCATGAACAACCTTGGCGATCTCAAGCAGATCAAGTTCAAGAAACAAAAAGACGATGTCTATTCTCTTCCTTACGAGAAAAATGAGCCTCCAAAGGGAAAAGTCAACCCCGATGAAGGTCCTCAGGATGAGGAACTTTTTTTCGCCGCCATGCAGGGCGTGAAGCCCATGGGCGGCGAAAGCGGCCGCCAGGTGCCTCCGGCCACCGCCACTGGCTCAAGAAACGCCGTATCGTCCGAGGACGAGGCTAAAAATGATCTTGACCGTTTCATGCGCGGGGATATCGAGTTCGAGCTCGAATACACCGACGAGTTCATGTACGGGTACGTGCGCGGCCTGGACATCAAGATATTCCAGCAACTCAAGGCTGGTTCCCTCAGCGTAGCCGCCCACCTCGACCTGCACGGCATGACCTCGGATCAGGCTCGGGACTCCCTGCTCTTCTTTATCCGCGAATCCTACCTCCAGGGGTACCGTTGCGTACTCGTGGTCACTGGACGGGGAAAAAACTCTCCCGGAGGCCAGTCCATCCTGCGCACCGAGACCGAAACCTGGCTGACGAAAGAGCCGCTCAGACGCGTGGTCCTGGCCTTCTGCACGGCCCAACCCAAACACGGTGGGGCCGGAGCCATCTATATCCTGCTGCGAAAACAGAAAAAGACCGAAGGCAAGGTTCGCTGGGACACAATGATGAACTGGGGCGACTAG
- a CDS encoding SufB/SufD family protein, whose product MSKVDLKDFKFDGLKQEAITDLNALSDADKDQLLMAGVVSDLSTRSASYLQMDQSAVHCQSRNEAVEIMDIKDALKKYDGLKEYFWTLVDRDKDEFTRSAYDNLHGGYFIRVKAGAKIKEPIQSCLMLKSEHVGQNVHNLVIIEEGAEAHIITGCSVAHGTKAGAHLGISEFFVKKNASLTFTMVHNWSESVAVRPRSAGMVEEGGKFLNNYVLLKPVQDLQMYPAITLNGPDSVARFNSVVVATEGSHLDMGNRVIMNAPNTRCEIIARTIASGGTIINRGHIAAHHVPSKGHLECQGLILGGGRIWAIPELDGTVEGVELSHEASVGKIAQEEIEYLMARGMDEDEATSTIVRGFLNTDIMGLPERLQKEIDKQIEELQSSDVM is encoded by the coding sequence ATGAGCAAAGTCGATCTGAAGGATTTCAAGTTTGACGGCCTCAAGCAGGAGGCCATTACCGATCTGAACGCCCTTTCCGACGCGGACAAGGACCAGCTTCTCATGGCCGGCGTGGTCTCTGACCTGTCCACCCGTTCCGCTTCCTATTTGCAGATGGACCAGTCCGCGGTTCATTGCCAGTCCAGGAACGAGGCCGTGGAGATCATGGACATCAAGGACGCCCTCAAGAAATATGACGGCCTCAAAGAGTATTTCTGGACCCTGGTGGACAGGGACAAGGACGAGTTCACCCGTTCCGCCTACGACAACCTCCACGGCGGTTACTTCATTCGGGTCAAGGCCGGGGCCAAGATCAAGGAACCCATCCAGTCCTGTCTCATGCTCAAGTCCGAGCATGTCGGCCAGAACGTTCATAACCTCGTGATAATCGAGGAAGGGGCCGAGGCGCACATCATCACCGGCTGTTCCGTGGCGCATGGCACCAAGGCCGGCGCGCATCTGGGCATTTCCGAGTTCTTCGTCAAGAAGAACGCGTCCCTGACCTTTACCATGGTTCACAACTGGTCCGAGTCCGTGGCTGTTCGGCCGCGTTCGGCGGGCATGGTGGAGGAGGGCGGCAAGTTCCTGAACAACTATGTTTTGCTCAAGCCTGTCCAGGATTTGCAAATGTACCCCGCAATCACCCTGAACGGCCCGGATTCCGTGGCCCGTTTCAACTCCGTGGTGGTGGCCACCGAAGGATCGCATCTGGACATGGGCAATCGTGTCATCATGAATGCCCCGAACACCCGGTGCGAGATCATCGCCAGGACCATCGCCTCCGGCGGAACCATCATCAACCGGGGACACATCGCCGCGCATCACGTCCCGAGCAAGGGACATCTGGAATGTCAGGGCTTGATTCTCGGCGGGGGCCGCATCTGGGCCATCCCGGAACTGGACGGCACAGTGGAGGGCGTGGAGCTTTCCCACGAAGCCTCGGTGGGCAAGATTGCCCAGGAGGAGATCGAGTATCTCATGGCCCGCGGCATGGACGAGGATGAAGCGACCTCGACCATCGTGCGCGGCTTCCTTAATACCGATATCATGGGCTTGCCCGAGCGGTTGCAAAAGGAGATCGATAAACAGATCGAGGAATTGCAGTCTTCGGACGTCATGTAA
- the sucD gene encoding succinate--CoA ligase subunit alpha, with the protein MLLNEHKSKLLFEKAHILVPQGAAVFPGEEDGFSTNFPLPWFLKAQVLSGGRGKAGGILRIDDPAEFPDKARKLFNRSIKGEFVPFIRVEPGEAIEQEFYLSLTVSREHRCILLTTGRQGGVEIEKLGSDNLLVQRITLPGGLVPHQIRAAFFHLGLDREQFQPFQELLTTLFGCMLDNGLLMAEINPLIITPDNRLVALDGKVEMDDNFAELNPGTEAFYQREHATNEENMARDAGLSFVRLPGWVGLMVNGAGLAMATMDLLNFSGLPASNFLDLGGAADQKRMETALELLFGDDQVQTIFINLFGGILSCEKVALALKGALGGESPQKPIVVRMSGKDAEAGLQVLRKLDVDNLHMAEDMQAAIGILDTIRPAQTPAVEFPAPLDLPLGPRPAPADYSCDAVFNIDKGTPILVQGITGREGRLHTQLMLEYGANVVAGVTPFKGGEEVLGVPVYNSIAEAARAGKIGASIIFVPPRMAADAVAEAVANEIPWTVCITEGITQHDMLAAFTRAKGSPTRIVGPNTPGIIVPGQTKIGIMPTRPFSPGPVAILSRSGTLTYEVADRLTRAGIGQSLCVGIGGDPFIGINFVDMFEMIRNHDETKVVIVLGEIGGQAEENLAEYVVRTGFDKPVISFIAGQTAPAGKRLGHAGAILDSGGGIKDKLETMGRAGFAVCPSLEAVAKTAARALK; encoded by the coding sequence ATGTTACTCAACGAGCACAAAAGCAAACTCCTCTTCGAAAAGGCCCACATCCTCGTGCCGCAGGGTGCGGCCGTCTTCCCCGGGGAAGAGGACGGCTTCTCCACGAACTTCCCCCTGCCCTGGTTCCTCAAGGCCCAGGTACTATCCGGCGGACGCGGCAAGGCCGGAGGCATCCTGCGCATCGACGATCCCGCCGAATTCCCGGACAAGGCCCGAAAATTATTCAACCGTTCCATCAAGGGCGAATTTGTGCCGTTCATTCGCGTGGAGCCGGGCGAAGCCATTGAGCAAGAATTCTACCTCTCCCTCACTGTCTCCCGCGAGCACCGCTGCATCCTGCTCACCACCGGCCGCCAAGGGGGCGTGGAGATCGAAAAGCTTGGTTCGGACAACCTGTTGGTCCAAAGGATCACCCTGCCGGGCGGCCTTGTCCCGCACCAGATCAGGGCCGCTTTTTTCCATCTCGGCCTGGACAGGGAACAGTTCCAGCCTTTCCAGGAGCTTCTGACCACCTTGTTCGGGTGTATGCTCGACAATGGATTGCTCATGGCCGAGATCAATCCCCTGATTATCACCCCGGACAACCGGCTGGTGGCGCTGGACGGCAAGGTGGAGATGGACGACAACTTCGCCGAGCTTAATCCCGGAACCGAGGCGTTTTACCAGCGCGAACACGCCACCAACGAAGAAAACATGGCCCGAGACGCAGGCCTCTCATTCGTCCGGCTCCCCGGCTGGGTCGGGCTGATGGTCAACGGCGCAGGACTGGCGATGGCCACCATGGACCTGCTCAATTTCTCGGGCCTGCCCGCCAGCAACTTCCTCGATCTGGGCGGAGCCGCCGACCAGAAACGCATGGAAACCGCCCTTGAACTGCTCTTCGGCGACGACCAGGTCCAAACCATTTTCATCAATCTCTTCGGCGGGATACTCTCCTGCGAAAAAGTCGCCCTCGCCCTGAAAGGAGCGCTAGGAGGTGAATCCCCGCAAAAACCCATCGTGGTCCGCATGTCCGGCAAGGACGCCGAAGCAGGCTTGCAGGTTCTCCGGAAACTCGATGTGGACAACCTTCACATGGCCGAAGACATGCAGGCGGCCATCGGGATTTTGGACACCATCAGGCCAGCCCAAACTCCGGCCGTGGAATTTCCAGCCCCTCTGGACCTGCCCCTCGGCCCCCGTCCCGCGCCCGCCGACTACTCGTGCGACGCAGTTTTCAACATCGACAAGGGCACTCCCATCCTCGTCCAGGGCATCACCGGACGCGAGGGCAGACTTCACACCCAGCTCATGCTGGAATACGGAGCCAACGTGGTGGCTGGCGTAACTCCATTCAAGGGCGGCGAGGAAGTGCTCGGCGTCCCGGTCTACAACTCCATCGCCGAAGCCGCCCGCGCCGGAAAAATCGGCGCTTCCATCATTTTCGTGCCTCCGCGCATGGCCGCCGACGCCGTGGCCGAAGCCGTCGCCAACGAAATTCCGTGGACCGTGTGCATCACCGAAGGCATCACCCAGCACGACATGCTGGCAGCCTTTACGCGGGCCAAAGGGTCGCCCACCAGAATCGTCGGCCCGAACACGCCGGGCATCATCGTGCCCGGACAGACCAAGATAGGCATCATGCCCACCCGGCCTTTCTCGCCCGGCCCCGTGGCCATTCTCTCCCGCAGCGGCACCTTGACATACGAAGTGGCCGACCGTCTGACCCGGGCTGGTATCGGGCAATCCCTATGCGTAGGCATCGGCGGCGACCCCTTCATCGGAATCAATTTCGTGGATATGTTCGAAATGATACGCAATCACGACGAAACCAAGGTCGTGATCGTCCTTGGTGAAATCGGTGGACAGGCGGAAGAGAATCTGGCTGAATACGTCGTCCGCACGGGATTCGACAAGCCGGTCATCTCCTTCATCGCGGGACAGACCGCACCTGCGGGCAAACGTTTGGGCCACGCCGGGGCCATTCTGGACTCGGGCGGCGGCATCAAGGACAAGCTCGAAACCATGGGCAGAGCCGGATTCGCGGTCTGCCCCAGCCTGGAAGCCGTTGCTAAAACTGCGGCGAGGGCTTTGAAATAA
- a CDS encoding tRNA nucleotidyltransferase, with amino-acid sequence MKLYLAGGAVRDLLLGRPLHDRDYLVMDSSREEFRRAFPKAREVGRTFPIFLINGIEFSFPRADSLEEELKARDLTVNAQLLSEEGELILHPQGFDDIKRRILRPASEHSMKEDPLRVFRAARFAAQLPEFTPHPELVRAMRDANREGLLEGLSADRIGPELRKGLESPRPGNFLRLLAEADCLLPWFPEFDIARSIPAGPAPYHNSDALTHTCRIMDDLAGDPIAVWMGLCHDLGKTLTPPERLPRHYGHDLAGAPLAETVALRLRMSNEYKTAGVKAARWHMIAARYGQLRPATRVDLLMDLHLSRVLAPLFKLVQADHGEDYGERAARELAIILPVQLAPEDRNHGSASGEKLRMLRAQALRNA; translated from the coding sequence ATGAAATTATACTTGGCTGGCGGCGCGGTCCGCGATCTCCTGCTCGGCAGGCCATTGCACGACAGGGATTACCTCGTCATGGACTCCTCCCGCGAGGAATTTCGCAGAGCCTTTCCCAAAGCCCGCGAAGTAGGCCGCACCTTCCCGATTTTCCTGATAAACGGCATCGAGTTTTCCTTCCCGAGGGCGGACTCCCTTGAAGAAGAATTAAAAGCCCGGGACTTGACTGTCAATGCGCAACTGCTCTCCGAGGAAGGTGAACTCATCCTCCATCCCCAGGGATTCGACGACATCAAGCGTCGCATCCTGCGCCCCGCCTCCGAACATTCCATGAAGGAAGACCCCTTGCGCGTCTTCCGCGCAGCCCGGTTCGCCGCCCAATTGCCGGAATTCACCCCACACCCGGAGCTTGTCCGGGCCATGCGCGACGCTAACCGCGAAGGACTTCTTGAAGGCCTTTCGGCTGACCGTATCGGGCCAGAACTGCGCAAGGGACTCGAAAGTCCGAGGCCGGGCAATTTTCTACGTCTCCTGGCCGAGGCGGACTGCCTGCTGCCATGGTTTCCGGAATTCGACATTGCCCGTTCCATCCCGGCGGGTCCTGCCCCGTATCACAACAGCGACGCGCTGACACACACCTGCCGGATCATGGACGATCTGGCCGGTGATCCCATCGCCGTCTGGATGGGCCTATGCCACGACCTGGGCAAGACCCTGACTCCACCGGAACGGCTGCCCCGCCACTACGGGCACGACCTTGCGGGCGCTCCCCTGGCTGAAACAGTCGCCCTGCGGCTTCGAATGTCCAACGAATACAAGACGGCAGGCGTCAAAGCGGCCCGCTGGCACATGATCGCGGCCCGATACGGACAACTGCGCCCGGCAACCCGGGTCGACCTGCTCATGGACCTGCATCTTTCCCGCGTCCTGGCCCCCCTTTTCAAGCTGGTTCAGGCGGACCACGGCGAGGATTACGGCGAGCGCGCCGCCAGGGAATTGGCAATCATCCTTCCCGTCCAACTCGCCCCCGAAGACAGGAATCACGGATCAGCCTCGGGCGAAAAGCTGCGGATGCTTCGCGCCCAGGCCTTGCGGAACGCCTGA
- a CDS encoding exopolyphosphatase has translation MRLVTRSDFDGLACAALLKQLGIIDDYLFAHPKDLQDGRVEVTGNDVLANVPYVEGCGLWFDHHTSEMDRLGQFDFEGASSPMPSCARVVYEYYGPDKFPASYAEFVKAVDKMDSADLTMDEITDPSGWILLGFIMDPRTGLGRYRNYNISNYQLMLDMIEHCRTLSAEEILEIDDVRERVDRYFADRDDYIAMLKSNARTHGDAVLVDLRNQDRLYCGNRFMIYTLFPECNISVRVIWGFKKQNVVIAVGHSILNRTSAVDVGDLMLSLGGGGHRAVGTCQVPEHTVNETLATILARINA, from the coding sequence ATGAGACTTGTCACCCGATCCGATTTTGACGGCCTTGCCTGCGCCGCTCTCCTCAAACAGCTCGGCATCATTGACGATTATCTTTTCGCCCACCCCAAGGATTTACAGGACGGCCGTGTTGAAGTGACCGGCAACGACGTCCTCGCCAACGTGCCCTACGTCGAAGGCTGCGGACTGTGGTTCGATCATCACACCAGCGAGATGGACCGGCTGGGCCAATTCGATTTCGAGGGTGCGAGCAGCCCTATGCCGAGCTGCGCCCGGGTGGTTTACGAATACTACGGGCCGGACAAATTCCCCGCCTCCTATGCCGAGTTCGTCAAAGCCGTGGACAAAATGGATTCAGCCGATCTGACCATGGACGAAATAACCGATCCTTCAGGCTGGATACTGCTCGGCTTCATCATGGACCCGAGGACCGGGCTGGGACGATACCGAAACTATAACATCAGCAATTACCAGCTTATGCTCGACATGATTGAGCATTGCCGCACCTTGTCAGCGGAAGAAATTCTTGAAATCGACGACGTCAGAGAGCGCGTGGACAGGTATTTCGCGGATCGCGACGATTACATCGCCATGCTCAAAAGCAATGCGAGGACGCACGGCGACGCGGTGCTCGTGGACCTGCGCAATCAGGACCGCCTGTATTGCGGCAACAGGTTCATGATCTATACCCTGTTTCCGGAGTGCAACATCAGCGTCCGCGTCATCTGGGGATTCAAGAAACAGAACGTGGTCATCGCCGTGGGGCATTCCATCCTTAACAGAACAAGCGCGGTGGATGTAGGCGACTTGATGCTCTCCCTGGGCGGCGGAGGACACAGGGCCGTGGGGACCTGCCAGGTCCCGGAACACACGGTCAACGAAACGCTGGCAACCATCCTCGCGCGAATCAACGCGTAA
- a CDS encoding glycosyltransferase family 4 protein: MLKVLLLDLGRIMRGGQRQVYYLARALNRAEGFEPLVAVPEDSPLIPLLKADSIPFAALPSHNDYNPMNIFRVLGIIKSFKPDVVHSNDAKGASLAALAKKLRNTFRLVHSRRVSYRLKPGWSRNKYLMGDVLVAVSREIQEVLVDCGVPEEKTTVIHSGIDPTMYTSESRRHPVLTLGAVGALSSQKGFEVLIEALAHLRKSPHMPNWQCMIAGEGPMQQDLKRQAEKLGLADSILFLGYRDSREVLPEIDILTVPSVDGEGSNAVIKEGWATRTPVISSDLPSNLELVTHEHDGLVFKNRDAADLATSIVRLVNDPELNEWLVANGAESVTGYTDKAMADRYMALYKGLRS; the protein is encoded by the coding sequence ATGTTGAAGGTTTTGTTACTCGACCTGGGCAGAATCATGCGCGGCGGACAACGCCAGGTGTACTATCTGGCACGCGCCCTGAATCGCGCCGAAGGATTTGAGCCCCTGGTCGCGGTGCCCGAGGATTCCCCGTTGATTCCCCTGCTGAAGGCCGACTCCATCCCCTTCGCCGCACTGCCCTCCCACAACGACTACAACCCCATGAACATTTTTCGGGTGCTCGGGATCATAAAATCCTTCAAGCCCGATGTGGTGCATTCCAACGACGCCAAAGGCGCTTCCCTGGCCGCTCTGGCCAAGAAACTGCGCAACACGTTCCGTCTGGTCCACAGCCGACGCGTATCCTACCGCCTCAAGCCGGGCTGGAGCCGGAACAAATACCTCATGGGCGACGTCCTGGTGGCCGTCAGCCGCGAAATTCAGGAAGTTCTGGTAGACTGCGGGGTGCCGGAGGAGAAAACCACCGTCATCCACAGCGGCATCGATCCGACCATGTACACCTCCGAGTCGCGCAGGCACCCTGTCCTGACGCTGGGCGCGGTGGGCGCACTCAGTTCCCAAAAGGGATTCGAAGTCCTCATTGAGGCTCTGGCCCATCTGCGCAAGTCTCCCCACATGCCGAACTGGCAGTGCATGATCGCGGGCGAAGGCCCCATGCAGCAGGACCTGAAACGACAAGCTGAAAAGCTCGGTCTGGCCGACTCGATCCTCTTCCTGGGATACCGCGACAGCCGAGAAGTCCTGCCCGAGATCGATATCCTGACCGTCCCCTCCGTGGACGGCGAAGGGTCCAACGCGGTCATCAAGGAAGGCTGGGCCACCCGAACTCCGGTTATCTCATCGGATCTGCCCTCAAACCTGGAACTCGTCACCCATGAACACGACGGACTGGTTTTCAAAAACCGCGACGCGGCCGATCTGGCGACAAGCATCGTCCGCCTGGTCAACGATCCCGAGTTGAACGAATGGCTGGTCGCCAACGGCGCGGAATCGGTCACCGGGTACACGGACAAGGCCATGGCCGATCGATACATGGCCCTGTACAAAGGGCTTCGAAGCTGA
- a CDS encoding ABC transporter ATP-binding protein, protein MLTIEDLHVNIGDKEVLRGINLQINDGETFILFGPNGSGKTSLLMTLMGFTGYEVTKGKIIFKGHDITEAPMYERARLGMGMSFQRPPTIHGLRTRHLVQMCARKGTVNPDMLAEIVNMGDFLDRDINAGFSGGEIKRSELLQLMAQQPDLVLFDEPESGVDMENMQLVGQVARDVLDGKFSVAPDLSLKERKEKVTTAGLIITHTGYILDYVNADRGQVLYHGHLCCEGRPRDILDHIRQHGYQECVRCMN, encoded by the coding sequence ATGCTGACCATTGAAGACCTGCATGTCAACATCGGCGATAAAGAGGTCCTGCGAGGGATCAATCTCCAGATAAACGACGGGGAAACTTTCATACTGTTCGGGCCCAACGGATCGGGCAAAACGTCCCTGCTCATGACCTTGATGGGATTTACCGGCTACGAGGTGACCAAGGGCAAGATTATTTTCAAGGGGCACGATATTACCGAAGCCCCCATGTACGAGCGCGCCCGGCTTGGAATGGGAATGTCCTTCCAGCGGCCGCCGACCATCCATGGTCTGCGCACCCGTCACCTGGTGCAGATGTGCGCCCGCAAGGGCACGGTCAACCCTGACATGCTGGCCGAAATCGTCAACATGGGCGATTTTCTTGATCGTGACATCAATGCGGGCTTTTCCGGCGGCGAGATCAAGCGTTCAGAGCTTCTCCAGCTCATGGCCCAGCAGCCCGATCTGGTGCTCTTCGACGAGCCCGAATCCGGCGTGGACATGGAGAATATGCAGTTGGTGGGGCAGGTCGCCCGCGACGTGCTGGACGGCAAGTTCAGCGTGGCCCCCGACCTGAGCCTCAAGGAGCGCAAGGAGAAGGTCACGACCGCCGGACTTATCATCACCCATACCGGGTACATTCTCGACTACGTGAACGCCGACCGGGGCCAGGTCCTCTATCATGGCCATCTGTGCTGTGAAGGTCGCCCCAGGGATATTCTGGACCACATCCGGCAGCATGGCTACCAGGAATGCGTCCGCTGCATGAACTAG
- a CDS encoding biotin--[acetyl-CoA-carboxylase] ligase: MEPEDGVTAATHPLWQADLRVLEPWTSCPELDAVPPGWRKSPGGTGETLIVTESCSSTMELAARMVAEGMLGPWGAVVCARQTMGRGQLRRPWASLPGNLHASIVLPPSPAGGMWADAMSDLLPLVIGHVVSEVLTDLGADVQIKWPNDILQGGRKVGGMLIEERNNTSIVGVGLNLADSPDDARMREDRSVPAAKVRLPFFSGGAVSLLSRLVNHGKSVYAAILDEIPPPRFISMFESKLAWFGRTILVREGDDNSYEAVLAGLSLSGGLVLHRGGEESVLYSGSISPL; this comes from the coding sequence ATGGAGCCGGAGGATGGCGTCACTGCGGCCACGCATCCGTTGTGGCAGGCGGATTTGCGCGTTCTTGAGCCCTGGACGTCCTGTCCCGAACTGGATGCGGTGCCGCCCGGCTGGCGGAAAAGCCCCGGAGGGACGGGAGAAACCCTGATCGTGACCGAGTCCTGCTCCAGCACCATGGAGTTGGCGGCCCGGATGGTCGCCGAAGGAATGCTCGGTCCATGGGGCGCAGTGGTTTGCGCGCGTCAGACCATGGGACGCGGCCAGTTGCGGCGTCCGTGGGCGTCGCTTCCGGGCAACTTGCACGCCTCCATCGTTCTTCCGCCGTCGCCTGCCGGAGGAATGTGGGCAGACGCCATGTCCGACCTTCTTCCTCTCGTCATTGGCCATGTGGTCAGCGAGGTCCTGACGGACCTCGGGGCGGATGTTCAGATCAAATGGCCAAACGATATTCTTCAAGGAGGCCGAAAGGTTGGCGGGATGCTGATCGAGGAGCGAAATAACACGTCCATTGTCGGCGTGGGCCTCAATCTCGCCGATAGTCCTGACGATGCGAGGATGCGCGAAGATCGTTCGGTTCCGGCCGCAAAAGTCCGACTGCCGTTCTTTTCCGGGGGGGCCGTATCTCTCCTCAGTCGGCTTGTAAACCATGGGAAAAGCGTGTATGCAGCAATACTCGACGAGATTCCACCCCCTCGATTCATCTCTATGTTCGAGAGCAAACTCGCCTGGTTCGGACGAACTATCTTGGTCAGGGAAGGAGACGATAACTCCTATGAGGCTGTCTTGGCAGGCCTCTCCTTGAGTGGTGGACTTGTTTTACATCGTGGGGGAGAAGAATCGGTGCTGTATTCAGGGTCGATTTCTCCTCTTTAA
- a CDS encoding metal-dependent hydrolase, whose protein sequence is MSDYRGHLAGGLFFGIMGLVGVILLGWMTFDPLQAAGLLGFCLLGALFPDVDTNSKGQNLYYAVFVLVDLGLILRGLYVWAAWFGLFSMLPAVGSHRGWTHTWWAMLLVPLPIVVIPFFMQEQGLARYFAPFYAAFVIGYFSHLILDGEFK, encoded by the coding sequence ATGTCTGATTATAGAGGACATCTTGCCGGAGGGCTTTTTTTCGGCATTATGGGATTGGTGGGGGTGATCCTTCTTGGTTGGATGACCTTTGATCCGCTCCAGGCCGCCGGGTTGCTCGGCTTCTGTCTGCTTGGCGCGCTTTTCCCGGACGTGGACACCAACTCCAAGGGGCAAAATCTTTATTACGCCGTCTTCGTGCTTGTCGACCTGGGGTTGATTCTCAGGGGACTTTACGTCTGGGCCGCATGGTTCGGGCTTTTCTCCATGCTTCCGGCCGTGGGCTCCCACCGCGGCTGGACCCACACCTGGTGGGCCATGCTCCTTGTGCCGCTGCCCATCGTGGTCATCCCTTTCTTCATGCAGGAGCAAGGGCTGGCCCGTTACTTTGCGCCGTTTTACGCCGCTTTTGTGATCGGCTATTTCTCCCACCTGATCTTGGACGGAGAATTCAAGTAA